One Candidatus Polarisedimenticolia bacterium genomic window carries:
- a CDS encoding cytochrome c — MRIRRLAAVCLSVLAAGSLALAQDAAQVEKGKAVFAAANPKCTMCHSVAGQGNAKHPLDGVGGKLSGDDIKAWIRTPKEMAAKAKSEGKPPMMAYPKEKISDADLDSLVAYLLSLK; from the coding sequence ATGAGAATCCGCCGTCTCGCCGCAGTTTGCCTCTCGGTCCTTGCAGCTGGAAGCCTGGCGCTCGCGCAGGACGCCGCCCAGGTCGAGAAGGGCAAGGCCGTCTTTGCCGCTGCCAATCCGAAGTGCACCATGTGCCACAGCGTCGCCGGCCAGGGAAACGCCAAGCACCCGCTCGACGGCGTCGGCGGCAAGCTCTCCGGCGACGACATCAAGGCCTGGATCCGCACCCCCAAGGAGATGGCCGCGAAGGCGAAATCGGAAGGTAAGCCTCCGATGATGGCCTATCCGAAGGAAAAGATCTCCGACGCGGATCTGGACAGCCTGGTGGCGTACCTACTCAGCCTCAAGTAA
- a CDS encoding DUF2959 family protein — protein sequence MKLGNKSGLFVTSMVVAALIFMGAAAPNQADKVAQRMLKFDAALTQASTQIDATLASMNALSSASGADLTAKYKDYANNVKKLESMAQKAKAQSQQATAQREQYLKQWESSNAKIQNEQLKAASQARRDELVPKIEAIKTSLGSAKEAFGPFMQDLKDLNLYLGNNLNPQGITGASELMTKSTSAGETVKTAIAQGQAAIKDLAASISPGGAAPAK from the coding sequence ATGAAGCTCGGTAACAAATCCGGATTGTTCGTGACTTCGATGGTGGTGGCGGCCCTGATATTCATGGGCGCCGCGGCACCGAACCAGGCCGACAAGGTGGCTCAGAGAATGCTGAAGTTCGATGCGGCCCTGACGCAGGCCTCGACCCAGATCGACGCCACCCTCGCCTCGATGAACGCTCTATCCTCCGCCTCCGGCGCCGACCTGACCGCCAAGTACAAGGACTACGCCAACAACGTGAAGAAGCTGGAGTCGATGGCCCAGAAGGCCAAGGCCCAGTCCCAGCAGGCGACGGCGCAGCGCGAGCAGTACCTGAAGCAGTGGGAATCCTCGAACGCCAAGATCCAGAACGAGCAGCTCAAGGCCGCCTCCCAGGCTCGCCGCGACGAGCTGGTGCCCAAGATCGAGGCGATCAAGACCTCCCTCGGCTCGGCCAAAGAGGCCTTCGGGCCGTTCATGCAGGACCTCAAGGACCTGAACCTCTATCTGGGCAACAATCTCAACCCGCAGGGCATCACCGGCGCCAGCGAGCTGATGACCAAGTCCACCAGCGCGGGCGAGACGGTGAAGACCGCGATTGCGCAGGGCCAGGCGGCCATCAAGGATCTCGCCGCCAGCATCAGCCCGGGCGGCGCTGCTCCGGCGAAGTAG
- a CDS encoding amidohydrolase family protein yields MQRSRSLSTVCLASLVGTALLLASRNAAAAPMVTILRCGKIFDGKSAGTGRTEILVDQGKIVWVSPSVGRPENALIVDLTKQTCLPGLIDTHAHLMFVPGDNDKQMISQSSAAKTLRGYANALTMLKAGFTTVRVPGDLDLAWGAADLKRAVESGLVQGPRMFVASHAVSSTGGHGDWAHFAPEFDIHGAAIADGPDEIRKVVRNEFRNGSDWIKIMATGGFLSAGDEPGTATYREEELRAAVEEAEALGHHVCAHAHGAEGIKRAVRAGVRSIEHGTFIDDEGLRLMEQKGAFLVPTWSTVDWLKEHGREAGLPAYALEKLDRYGSKLLERRAAIAKSRVRIAYGTDVGAYPQAEAWREFVSLVNSGIAPLRALRAATTEAADLLDRSDLGRLTAGSAADIVAVDGDPFEDIQAMGRVEFVMKGGEIIRHSAISR; encoded by the coding sequence ATGCAGCGCTCCCGGTCGCTGTCCACCGTCTGTCTCGCCTCACTTGTTGGCACGGCTCTCCTGCTCGCCTCCCGCAACGCCGCGGCTGCCCCCATGGTCACCATCCTGCGCTGCGGCAAGATCTTCGACGGCAAATCGGCCGGCACCGGGCGGACCGAGATCCTGGTGGACCAGGGGAAGATCGTCTGGGTCTCCCCTTCGGTCGGGCGGCCCGAGAACGCCCTGATCGTCGACCTCACCAAGCAGACCTGCCTCCCCGGCCTGATCGACACCCACGCCCACCTGATGTTCGTCCCGGGCGACAATGACAAGCAGATGATTTCCCAATCCTCCGCCGCCAAGACGCTGCGCGGCTACGCCAACGCTCTGACCATGCTCAAGGCGGGCTTCACCACCGTGCGCGTCCCTGGCGACCTGGACCTGGCCTGGGGCGCGGCCGACCTGAAGCGGGCGGTGGAATCCGGACTGGTACAGGGCCCGAGGATGTTCGTCGCCTCGCATGCCGTCTCCTCCACCGGCGGGCATGGCGACTGGGCGCACTTCGCGCCGGAGTTCGACATTCACGGGGCGGCGATCGCCGACGGTCCCGATGAGATCCGCAAGGTGGTGCGCAACGAGTTCCGCAACGGCTCCGACTGGATCAAGATCATGGCCACCGGCGGCTTCCTCTCCGCCGGCGACGAGCCGGGGACGGCCACCTACCGCGAGGAGGAGCTGCGCGCCGCCGTGGAGGAAGCGGAAGCCCTCGGGCACCATGTCTGCGCCCACGCCCACGGCGCCGAAGGGATCAAGCGCGCGGTCCGCGCCGGAGTGCGCTCCATCGAGCACGGCACCTTCATCGACGACGAAGGGCTGCGGCTGATGGAGCAGAAAGGCGCCTTCCTGGTCCCCACCTGGAGCACCGTCGACTGGCTCAAGGAGCACGGCCGGGAAGCGGGCCTCCCGGCGTATGCCCTGGAGAAGCTGGATCGCTACGGATCCAAGCTCCTGGAGCGCCGCGCCGCCATCGCCAAGAGCCGCGTCCGGATCGCCTATGGGACCGACGTGGGGGCCTATCCCCAGGCGGAGGCCTGGAGGGAGTTCGTCTCCCTGGTGAATTCGGGGATCGCTCCGCTGCGTGCCCTGCGCGCCGCAACCACCGAAGCGGCCGACCTCCTGGACCGGTCCGACCTGGGACGGCTGACCGCCGGCAGCGCCGCCGACATCGTCGCGGTGGATGGAGACCCCTTCGAAGACATCCAGGCGATGGGGCGGGTCGAGTTCGTCATGAAAGGGGGCGAGATCATCCGCCACTCGGCGATTTCCAGGTAG